A single Rubrivivax gelatinosus IL144 DNA region contains:
- a CDS encoding ATP-binding cassette domain-containing protein — protein sequence MALITLADAHLAYGHVPLLDGAALALEAGERLALIGRNGAGKSSLLKILAGLEKADDGTLQLQTGVRRVYVAQEPVFEAGSTVFDAVAEGVAEARALRARFEAHAAGEDLDALQSRIEALDGWTWEQRVDEALQRLQLAPEARVDALSGGMKKRVALARALVAAPDVLLLDEPTNHLDIDAIEWLQDLLTGWRGSAAGARGAIVFVSHDRAFIDAVATRIVELDRGQLRSYPGNFAAFEAAKQRELEAEAQAAARADKLLAQEEVWIRKGVEARRTRSVGRVARLVKLRELRRARREVLGQVRLELDAGLPPGKIVAELQDVTMRYGERTLIERFTATILRGDKVGLIGPNGVGKTTLLKLILGQLEPTGGSVRRGTNLQVAYFDQMRAGLDLDATLADTISPGSEWVEVGGTRKHVKSYLGDFLFSPERANSPVRTLSGGERNRLLLARLFALPANVLVLDEPTNDLDIDTLDLLEELLQGYAGTVFLVSHDRRFLDDVVTSTIAWEGDPDWGGRPGLWREYEGGYEDWKIQRARSRAAAEAAAPPPPAAPVAPTPRPATVRAKLSYKEQRELEALPGRIEALETEQKQIAERLASSELYVNEPQAVAGLQARHEAIETELMEALERWEKLASVGG from the coding sequence ATGGCTCTGATCACCCTCGCCGACGCCCACCTCGCGTACGGCCACGTTCCGCTGCTCGACGGCGCCGCCCTCGCCCTGGAAGCCGGCGAACGCCTGGCGCTGATCGGGCGCAACGGCGCCGGCAAGTCCTCGCTGCTGAAGATCCTCGCCGGCCTGGAGAAGGCCGACGACGGCACGCTGCAGCTGCAGACCGGCGTGCGCCGCGTCTACGTCGCCCAGGAGCCGGTCTTCGAGGCCGGCAGCACGGTCTTCGACGCGGTCGCCGAAGGCGTGGCCGAGGCACGCGCGCTGCGCGCGCGCTTCGAGGCCCACGCGGCAGGCGAAGACCTCGACGCCTTGCAGTCGCGCATCGAGGCGCTGGACGGCTGGACCTGGGAGCAGCGTGTCGACGAGGCGCTGCAGCGCCTGCAGCTGGCGCCCGAGGCCCGCGTCGACGCGCTGTCCGGCGGCATGAAGAAGCGTGTCGCGCTGGCGCGCGCGCTGGTCGCCGCGCCCGACGTGCTGCTGCTCGACGAACCGACCAACCACCTCGACATCGACGCCATCGAGTGGCTGCAGGACCTGCTGACCGGCTGGCGCGGCTCGGCCGCCGGGGCACGCGGCGCGATCGTCTTCGTCTCGCACGACCGCGCCTTCATCGACGCGGTGGCCACGCGCATCGTCGAGCTCGACCGCGGCCAGCTGCGCAGCTACCCGGGCAACTTCGCCGCCTTCGAGGCCGCCAAGCAGCGTGAGCTCGAAGCCGAGGCGCAGGCTGCCGCGCGCGCCGACAAGCTGCTGGCGCAGGAAGAGGTGTGGATCCGCAAGGGCGTCGAGGCCCGGCGCACGCGCAGCGTCGGCCGCGTCGCGCGCCTGGTGAAGCTGCGCGAGCTGCGCCGCGCGCGCCGCGAGGTGCTGGGCCAGGTGCGGCTGGAGCTCGACGCCGGCCTGCCGCCGGGCAAGATCGTCGCCGAGCTGCAGGACGTGACGATGCGCTACGGCGAGCGCACGCTGATCGAGCGTTTCACCGCGACCATCCTGCGCGGCGACAAGGTCGGCCTGATCGGCCCCAACGGCGTCGGCAAGACGACGCTGCTCAAGCTGATCCTCGGCCAGCTCGAACCGACGGGCGGCAGCGTGCGCCGCGGCACCAACCTGCAGGTCGCCTACTTCGACCAGATGCGCGCCGGGCTCGACCTGGACGCCACGCTGGCCGACACGATCAGCCCGGGCAGCGAGTGGGTCGAGGTCGGCGGCACGCGCAAGCACGTCAAGAGCTATCTCGGCGACTTCCTGTTCTCGCCGGAACGCGCCAACTCGCCGGTGCGCACGCTCTCCGGCGGCGAGCGCAACCGCCTGCTGCTGGCACGGCTGTTCGCGCTGCCGGCCAACGTGCTGGTGCTCGACGAGCCGACCAACGACCTGGACATCGACACGCTGGACCTGCTGGAGGAGCTGCTGCAGGGCTACGCCGGCACCGTCTTCCTGGTCAGCCACGACCGGCGTTTCCTCGACGACGTCGTCACCAGCACCATCGCCTGGGAAGGCGACCCGGACTGGGGCGGCCGCCCCGGGCTGTGGCGCGAGTACGAAGGCGGCTACGAGGACTGGAAGATCCAGCGCGCACGCTCGCGCGCCGCCGCCGAAGCCGCGGCCCCGCCGCCGCCGGCCGCGCCCGTCGCCCCCACGCCGCGGCCGGCGACGGTGCGCGCCAAGCTCAGCTACAAGGAACAGCGCGAGCTGGAGGCGCTGCCGGGCCGCATCGAGGCGCTGGAGACCGAGCAGAAGCAGATCGCCGAGCGCCTGGCCAGCAGCGAGCTCTACGTGAACGAGCCGCAGGCCGTCGCCGGGCTGCAGGCGCGTCACGAGGCGATCGAGACCGAGCTGATGGAAGCGCTGGAGCGCTGGGAGAAGCTGGCCTCGGTCGGCGGCTGA
- a CDS encoding serine hydroxymethyltransferase, translated as MLQRRAWVPTRCENLVQAIAASTAAATSDATAAEITRLVVENRRLHDEDGINLNPASNVMNPRAEALMAAGLGSRASLGWPGDKYEMGLQAIERIEVVAAELAAEVFGAHFAEVRVASGALANLYVFMATCQPGDTIIAPPAEIGGHVTHHAAGAAGLYGLKTVPAPVHADGYTVDVDALRTLAQQVKPALITLGGSLNLFPHPVEAVRGIADEVGATLMFDAAHLSGMIAGGAWPNPLAQGADVMTMSTYKSLGGPPGGLVVGNAPELFERIDAIAYPGLTANFDAGKTAALALGLLDWKDYGREYATTMQATAKALAEALAAAGLPVFARERGMTTSHQFAVEAERWGGGQAAARRLERARLLACGIGLPAARVAALDGDVNGLRLGVPEIVRLGFAPWHMADLGALVARALLGEPEAVAPEVTALRRRVANGALRFVRA; from the coding sequence ATGCTGCAACGCCGTGCCTGGGTGCCCACCCGCTGCGAGAACCTCGTGCAAGCCATCGCCGCGTCCACCGCGGCGGCCACGAGCGACGCCACCGCCGCCGAGATCACGCGCCTCGTCGTCGAGAACCGGCGCCTGCACGACGAGGACGGCATCAACCTGAACCCGGCGTCCAACGTGATGAACCCCCGGGCCGAGGCGCTGATGGCCGCCGGCCTGGGCTCGCGCGCCTCGCTGGGCTGGCCCGGCGACAAGTACGAGATGGGGCTGCAGGCGATCGAGCGCATCGAGGTCGTCGCCGCCGAGCTGGCGGCCGAGGTCTTCGGCGCCCACTTCGCCGAGGTCCGCGTGGCCTCGGGCGCGCTGGCCAACCTCTACGTCTTCATGGCGACGTGCCAGCCGGGCGACACGATCATCGCGCCGCCGGCCGAGATCGGCGGCCACGTCACGCACCACGCCGCCGGCGCGGCCGGGCTCTACGGGCTGAAGACGGTGCCGGCGCCGGTGCACGCCGACGGCTACACCGTCGACGTCGACGCGCTGCGCACGCTGGCGCAGCAGGTGAAGCCGGCGCTGATCACGCTGGGCGGCAGCCTGAACCTGTTCCCGCACCCGGTCGAGGCGGTGCGCGGCATCGCCGACGAGGTCGGCGCGACGCTGATGTTCGACGCCGCCCACCTGTCCGGGATGATCGCCGGCGGCGCCTGGCCCAACCCGCTGGCCCAGGGCGCCGACGTGATGACGATGAGCACCTACAAGAGCCTGGGCGGGCCGCCCGGCGGGCTGGTCGTCGGCAACGCGCCCGAACTCTTCGAACGCATCGACGCCATCGCCTACCCGGGGCTGACGGCCAACTTCGACGCCGGCAAGACCGCGGCGCTGGCGCTGGGCCTGCTCGACTGGAAGGACTACGGCCGCGAGTACGCGACGACGATGCAGGCCACCGCCAAGGCGCTGGCCGAAGCGCTGGCCGCGGCCGGGCTGCCGGTGTTCGCACGCGAGCGCGGGATGACGACGTCGCACCAGTTCGCCGTCGAGGCCGAGCGCTGGGGCGGGGGCCAGGCCGCGGCGCGCCGGCTGGAGCGTGCGCGCCTGCTGGCCTGCGGCATCGGGCTGCCGGCGGCGCGTGTCGCGGCCCTCGACGGCGATGTCAACGGCCTGCGCCTGGGCGTGCCCGAGATCGTGCGCCTGGGTTTCGCGCCCTGGCACATGGCCGACCTCGGCGCGCTGGTCGCGCGGGCGCTGCTGGGCGAACCCGAGGCCGTGGCGCCGGAGGTCACGGCGCTGCGCCGGCGTGTCGCCAACGGCGCGCTGCGTTTCGTGCGCGCCTAG
- the gshB gene encoding glutathione synthase produces MDLLFVADPLEGFKTYKDSTFAMMREAARRGHGLLHCESRALRWQRGGSVVADTRRIELTGDAHDWFRVVESTETRVADTGAVLMRQDPPFDSEYFYATHLLGQAEREGARVFNKPAALRDHPEKLAILEFPEHIAPTLVTRDAAAVRRFHDEHRDVILKPLDGMGGMGIFRVGPDGLNLGSVIETLNAGGTRTLMVQRYVPEIVHGDKRVLVIAGKPVPYVLARIPQGSEIRGNLAAGGKGVAQPLSPRDREIAEALGPVLAARGLLLVGLDVIGDRLTEINVTSPTCFQEIQQQTGFDVAAMFVDALEAALAP; encoded by the coding sequence ATGGACCTGCTCTTCGTCGCCGACCCGCTGGAAGGCTTCAAGACCTACAAGGACAGCACCTTCGCGATGATGCGCGAGGCCGCGCGCCGCGGCCACGGCCTGCTGCACTGCGAATCGCGCGCGCTGCGCTGGCAGCGTGGCGGCAGCGTCGTCGCCGACACGCGCCGCATCGAGCTCACCGGCGACGCGCACGACTGGTTCCGCGTCGTCGAGAGCACCGAGACGCGGGTCGCCGACACCGGCGCCGTGCTGATGCGCCAGGACCCGCCCTTCGACAGCGAGTACTTCTACGCCACGCACCTGCTCGGCCAGGCCGAGCGCGAAGGCGCACGCGTCTTCAACAAGCCGGCGGCGCTGCGCGACCACCCGGAGAAGCTGGCGATCCTGGAGTTCCCGGAACACATCGCGCCGACGCTGGTGACGCGCGACGCCGCCGCCGTGCGGCGCTTCCACGACGAGCACCGCGACGTCATCCTGAAGCCGCTGGACGGCATGGGCGGCATGGGCATCTTCCGCGTCGGCCCCGACGGCCTGAACCTGGGCAGCGTCATCGAGACGCTGAACGCCGGCGGCACGCGCACGCTGATGGTCCAGCGCTACGTGCCCGAGATCGTGCACGGCGACAAGCGTGTGCTGGTCATCGCCGGCAAGCCGGTGCCTTACGTGCTGGCGCGTATCCCGCAGGGCAGCGAGATCCGCGGCAACCTCGCCGCCGGCGGCAAGGGCGTGGCCCAGCCGCTGTCGCCGCGCGACCGCGAGATCGCCGAGGCCCTGGGCCCGGTGCTGGCCGCGCGCGGGCTGCTGCTCGTCGGCCTGGACGTCATCGGCGACCGCCTCACCGAGATCAACGTCACCAGCCCGACCTGCTTCCAGGAGATCCAGCAGCAGACCGGCTTCGACGTCGCGGCGATGTTCGTCGACGCGCTGGAAGCCGCGCTGGCGCCCTAG
- a CDS encoding benzoate/H(+) symporter BenE family transporter, which translates to MRARISLRDLSLPAVVAGFVAVLVGFTSSVVIVFQAAAAFGATPAQTVSWMWALGLGMGLTSAGLSLWYRLPVLTAWSTPGAALLATAGSGFSMGEAVGAFMLCALLITAAGATGAFARVMNRLPQSLAAALLAGVLARFAFDAFGAMQREFTLVFAMLLAYLAGRRWWPRYAVPGVLAVGALIAAARGQLHLGGIEWQWAQPVFTMPEFSVAATIGLALPLFIVTMASQNLPGVAAQRAAGYDTPVSPVVATTGIASLLLAPFGGYALNLAAITAAICMGREAHEDPARRYWASTMAGLFYIVVGLLGGAVVGLIAAFPKELVVAVAGFALLGTIGTGLAVATKDEKSREAALITFLVTASGLSLWGVGAAFWGVVAGALALAVQHWRPTR; encoded by the coding sequence ATGCGAGCGCGGATCTCGCTGCGCGACCTGTCGCTGCCCGCCGTCGTCGCCGGCTTCGTCGCCGTGCTCGTGGGCTTCACGAGTTCGGTGGTCATCGTCTTCCAGGCCGCCGCGGCCTTCGGCGCGACGCCGGCGCAGACGGTGTCGTGGATGTGGGCGCTGGGGCTGGGCATGGGGCTGACCAGCGCGGGCTTGAGCCTCTGGTACCGCCTGCCGGTGCTGACCGCCTGGTCGACGCCCGGTGCGGCGCTGCTGGCCACCGCCGGCAGCGGCTTCTCGATGGGCGAGGCAGTCGGCGCCTTCATGCTCTGCGCGCTGCTGATCACCGCCGCCGGGGCCACCGGCGCCTTCGCACGCGTGATGAACCGGCTGCCGCAGTCGCTGGCCGCGGCGCTGCTGGCCGGCGTGCTGGCGCGTTTCGCCTTCGACGCCTTCGGCGCGATGCAGCGCGAGTTCACGCTGGTCTTCGCGATGCTGCTGGCCTACCTGGCCGGCCGGCGCTGGTGGCCGCGGTACGCGGTGCCGGGCGTGCTCGCCGTCGGCGCGCTGATCGCCGCCGCGCGCGGCCAGCTGCACCTGGGCGGCATCGAATGGCAGTGGGCCCAGCCGGTGTTCACGATGCCCGAGTTCAGCGTCGCGGCGACGATCGGCCTGGCGCTGCCGCTGTTCATCGTCACGATGGCCTCGCAGAACCTGCCGGGCGTCGCCGCGCAGCGTGCCGCCGGCTACGACACGCCGGTGTCGCCGGTCGTCGCCACCACCGGCATCGCCTCGCTGCTGCTGGCGCCCTTCGGCGGCTACGCGCTGAACCTGGCGGCGATCACCGCCGCGATCTGCATGGGCCGCGAAGCCCACGAAGACCCGGCGCGGCGCTACTGGGCCTCGACGATGGCCGGCCTGTTCTACATCGTCGTCGGCCTGCTCGGCGGCGCCGTCGTCGGCCTGATCGCCGCCTTCCCGAAGGAACTGGTGGTGGCGGTGGCCGGCTTCGCGCTGCTGGGCACGATCGGCACCGGCCTGGCCGTCGCGACCAAGGACGAGAAGAGCCGCGAGGCGGCGCTGATCACCTTTCTCGTCACCGCCAGCGGCCTGAGCCTGTGGGGCGTGGGCGCGGCCTTCTGGGGCGTGGTCGCCGGCGCGCTGGCGCTGGCCGTGCAACACTGGCGCCCCACCCGTTAG
- a CDS encoding potassium transporter Kup has translation MTPHPPTPRTPAAVAALTLGALGVVYGDIGTSPLYALKEVFHAGHVPVTRENILGVLSLIFWTMTIIVSLKYVLLILRADNRGEGGLIAMLALATSAVAEKPRLRRGLLALGMFGTAIFYGDGVITPAVSVLSAVEGLEVAAPQLEHWVVPITLIVLTGLFSVQRFGTGGIGRAFGPVTMIWFAVLIALGVPQIIEHPTVLVAMSPTHAAHFIAHHPLVAFIALGSVVLVVTGGEALYADLGHFGRLPIRIAWYGLVAPALVVNYFGQGALLLEDPTAVENPFFLLAPGWARLPLVLLATAATVIASQALITAAFSVTKQAIQLGLLPRLRVVHTSVRDTGQIYVPFVNWGLYACIVLAVGLFGSSSKLAAAYGITVTLDMTITTIMTFFVIRYGWKYPLALALAATGFFLAIDVTFFASNVLKLLAGGWFPLVIGIAMFTLMRTWVDGRRLVGERLRDEAIDLKSFLEAVFVSPPTRVSGTAIFLSSEAGLTPNALMHNLKHNKVLHEHNVFVTVQHHEVPWVGFDKRLEVEQLGHRCWQVRLHFGFMNDPDVPEALKLLQGRGVPLDEMETSYFLSRDAVIPTFGGGMALWREKLFASMHRNAAAAGDFLNLPANRIVELGAKVEI, from the coding sequence GTGACTCCGCATCCGCCCACCCCCCGCACGCCCGCCGCCGTCGCCGCGCTCACGCTCGGCGCGCTCGGCGTCGTCTATGGCGACATCGGCACCAGCCCGCTGTACGCGCTGAAGGAAGTCTTCCACGCCGGCCACGTGCCGGTGACGCGGGAGAACATCCTCGGCGTGCTGTCGCTGATCTTCTGGACGATGACGATCATCGTCTCGCTGAAATACGTGCTGCTGATCCTGCGCGCGGACAACCGCGGCGAGGGCGGCCTGATCGCGATGCTGGCGCTGGCGACCTCGGCAGTGGCCGAGAAGCCCCGGCTGCGCCGCGGCCTGCTGGCGCTGGGCATGTTCGGCACGGCGATCTTCTACGGCGACGGCGTCATCACGCCGGCGGTGTCGGTGCTGTCGGCGGTCGAGGGCCTGGAGGTCGCCGCGCCGCAGCTCGAACACTGGGTCGTGCCGATCACGCTGATCGTGCTGACCGGGCTGTTCTCGGTGCAGCGCTTCGGCACCGGCGGCATCGGCCGCGCCTTCGGGCCGGTGACGATGATCTGGTTCGCGGTGCTGATCGCGCTGGGCGTGCCGCAGATCATCGAGCACCCGACGGTGCTGGTCGCGATGTCGCCCACCCACGCGGCGCATTTCATCGCCCACCACCCGCTGGTGGCCTTCATCGCGCTGGGCTCGGTGGTGCTGGTCGTCACCGGCGGCGAGGCGCTGTACGCCGACCTGGGCCACTTCGGCCGGCTGCCGATCCGCATCGCCTGGTACGGGCTGGTGGCGCCGGCGCTGGTCGTCAACTACTTCGGCCAGGGCGCGCTGCTGCTCGAGGACCCGACGGCCGTCGAGAACCCGTTCTTCCTGCTGGCCCCGGGCTGGGCGCGGCTGCCGCTGGTGCTGCTGGCCACCGCGGCCACCGTCATCGCCTCGCAGGCGCTGATCACGGCCGCCTTCTCGGTGACCAAGCAGGCCATCCAGCTCGGCCTGCTGCCGCGGCTGCGGGTGGTGCACACCTCGGTGCGCGACACCGGCCAGATCTACGTGCCCTTCGTCAACTGGGGGCTGTACGCCTGCATCGTGCTGGCGGTCGGGCTGTTCGGCAGCTCGTCCAAGCTGGCCGCGGCCTACGGCATCACGGTGACGCTGGACATGACGATCACGACGATCATGACCTTCTTCGTCATCCGCTACGGCTGGAAGTACCCGCTGGCGCTGGCGCTGGCGGCGACCGGCTTCTTCCTCGCGATCGACGTCACCTTCTTCGCCTCCAACGTGCTGAAGCTGCTGGCCGGCGGCTGGTTCCCGCTGGTCATCGGCATCGCGATGTTCACGCTGATGCGCACCTGGGTCGACGGCCGCCGCCTCGTCGGCGAACGCCTGCGCGACGAAGCCATCGACCTGAAGAGCTTCCTGGAGGCGGTGTTCGTGAGCCCGCCGACACGCGTGTCGGGCACCGCGATCTTCCTGTCCAGCGAAGCCGGCCTGACGCCCAACGCGCTGATGCACAACCTCAAGCACAACAAGGTGCTGCACGAGCACAACGTCTTCGTCACCGTGCAGCATCACGAGGTGCCCTGGGTCGGCTTCGACAAGCGGCTGGAAGTCGAGCAGCTGGGCCACCGCTGCTGGCAGGTGCGGCTGCACTTCGGCTTCATGAACGATCCCGACGTGCCCGAGGCGCTGAAGCTGCTGCAGGGCCGCGGCGTGCCGCTGGACGAGATGGAGACCAGCTACTTCCTGTCGCGCGACGCGGTGATCCCGACCTTCGGCGGCGGCATGGCGCTGTGGCGCGAAAAGCTCTTCGCCAGCATGCACCGCAACGCGGCTGCGGCCGGCGACTTCCTGAACCTGCCCGCCAACCGCATCGTGGAGTTGGGCGCAAAGGTCGAGATCTGA
- the gshA gene encoding glutamate--cysteine ligase translates to MVPNLVTALTGPINELEARVLESMPAIERWFRLEWMEHTPPFYTSVDLRNAGFKLAPVDTNLFPGSFNHLTPQMLPLAVQAAMAAIEKICPEAKNLLLIPERHTRSPEYLANLQCLIQVFNQAGLNVRLGSLDEDLKSPVPLALPDGGELVLEPLLRARGRLGLKDFDPCTILLNNDLSAGTPAILEDLHQQYLLPPLHAGWGVRRKSRHFRSYEEVAKKFAKLLGMDPWLINPMYGQCGQVDFGEATGLECVQSAADQLLAKVRRKYKEYGIAEKPFVVVKADNGTYGMGVMTVRDAKELDEISRHTRERMSVAKDGQHISEVIIQEGVPTHERVADAAAEPVVCMIDRYVVGGFYRVHGERGIDENLNAPGSDVVPLAFAESTQLPRPGAKPGASAPNRFYMYGVIGRLAMLAAAYELEATDPDAEIYE, encoded by the coding sequence ATGGTCCCCAATCTCGTCACCGCCCTCACCGGCCCGATCAACGAGCTCGAGGCGCGCGTCCTGGAGTCGATGCCGGCGATCGAACGCTGGTTCCGGCTCGAATGGATGGAGCACACGCCTCCGTTCTATACCTCGGTGGACCTGCGCAACGCCGGCTTCAAGCTCGCGCCGGTCGACACCAACCTGTTCCCCGGCAGCTTCAACCACCTGACGCCGCAGATGCTGCCGCTGGCGGTGCAGGCGGCGATGGCGGCGATCGAGAAGATCTGCCCCGAAGCCAAGAACCTGCTGCTGATCCCGGAGCGCCACACGCGCAGCCCCGAGTACCTGGCCAACCTGCAGTGCCTGATCCAGGTCTTCAACCAGGCGGGCCTGAACGTGCGCCTGGGCTCGCTGGACGAGGACCTGAAGTCGCCGGTGCCGCTGGCCCTGCCCGACGGCGGCGAGCTGGTGCTCGAGCCGCTGCTGCGCGCCCGCGGCCGCCTGGGGCTCAAGGACTTCGACCCCTGCACGATCCTGCTGAACAACGACTTGTCGGCGGGCACGCCGGCGATCCTGGAAGACCTGCACCAGCAGTACCTGCTGCCGCCGCTGCACGCCGGCTGGGGCGTGCGCCGCAAGAGCCGCCACTTCCGCAGCTACGAGGAAGTCGCCAAGAAGTTCGCCAAGCTGCTGGGCATGGACCCCTGGCTGATCAACCCGATGTACGGCCAGTGCGGCCAGGTCGACTTCGGCGAAGCCACCGGCCTGGAGTGCGTGCAGTCGGCCGCCGACCAGCTGCTGGCCAAGGTGCGCCGCAAGTACAAGGAATACGGCATCGCCGAGAAGCCCTTCGTCGTCGTCAAGGCCGACAACGGCACCTACGGCATGGGCGTGATGACGGTGCGCGACGCCAAGGAGCTCGACGAGATCAGCCGCCACACGCGCGAGCGCATGAGCGTCGCCAAGGACGGCCAGCACATCAGCGAGGTCATCATCCAGGAAGGCGTGCCGACGCACGAACGCGTGGCCGACGCCGCCGCCGAACCGGTGGTCTGCATGATCGACCGCTACGTCGTCGGCGGCTTCTACCGCGTGCACGGCGAACGCGGCATCGACGAGAACCTCAACGCGCCGGGCTCGGACGTCGTGCCGCTGGCCTTCGCCGAATCGACCCAGCTGCCGCGCCCGGGCGCCAAGCCCGGCGCCAGTGCGCCCAACCGCTTCTACATGTACGGCGTCATCGGCCGGCTGGCGATGCTGGCCGCGGCCTACGAGCTGGAAGCCACCGACCCGGACGCCGAGATCTACGAGTAG
- a CDS encoding ammonium transporter, translating into MKKLLSILAVGLALLGSVDLALAQDAASAAAAASDAVATAAAAAPAEAASAAADAASAAVAAPVPNKGDVSWMLVSTLLVIMMSIPGLALFYGGLVRSKNMLSVLMQVFVTFSLITVLWVVYGYSLAFTEGNQFIGSFDRLFLKGIFDPATGAFAMGATFSKGVVIPEIVFVAFQATFAAITCGLIVGAFAERVKFSAVLLFMVLWFTFSYTPIAHMVWYWMGPDAYTGPEVVDAMNAKAGLLWQWGALDFAGGTVVHINAAVAGLVGAYMIGKRIGYGKEAMAPHNLTMTMVGASLLWVGWFGFNAGSALEAGNSAALAFLNTFSATAAAVLAWCVGEALIKGKASMLGAASGAVAGLVAITPAAGNVGIVGGLVIGFIAGFACLWGVTGLKKILGADDSLDVFGVHGVGGIIGALLTGVFNNQALGGPGLVTDWVTATVGSNDILTQLLIQAKAVGVTIVWSAAVAFVSYWVVDKVIGLRVPEEEEREGLDITSHGETAYNK; encoded by the coding sequence ATGAAGAAACTGCTATCGATCCTGGCCGTGGGGCTCGCGCTCCTGGGCTCGGTGGACCTGGCGCTCGCCCAGGACGCCGCCTCGGCCGCTGCCGCCGCTTCCGACGCCGTGGCCACCGCCGCGGCGGCCGCACCGGCCGAAGCCGCTTCCGCGGCTGCCGATGCCGCCTCGGCCGCCGTCGCTGCCCCGGTGCCCAACAAGGGCGACGTGAGCTGGATGCTCGTCTCCACGCTGCTGGTGATCATGATGTCGATCCCCGGCCTGGCGCTGTTCTACGGCGGCCTGGTGCGCAGCAAGAACATGCTGTCGGTGCTGATGCAGGTGTTCGTCACCTTCTCGCTGATCACCGTGCTGTGGGTCGTCTACGGCTACAGCCTGGCGTTCACCGAAGGCAACCAGTTCATCGGCAGCTTCGACCGGCTGTTCCTGAAGGGCATCTTCGACCCCGCGACCGGCGCGTTCGCGATGGGCGCGACCTTCAGCAAGGGCGTCGTGATCCCCGAGATCGTCTTCGTCGCCTTCCAGGCCACGTTCGCGGCCATCACCTGCGGCCTGATCGTCGGCGCCTTCGCCGAACGCGTGAAGTTCTCCGCCGTGCTGCTGTTCATGGTGCTGTGGTTCACCTTCAGCTACACGCCGATCGCGCACATGGTCTGGTACTGGATGGGCCCGGACGCCTACACCGGCCCTGAAGTCGTCGACGCGATGAACGCCAAGGCCGGCCTGCTGTGGCAGTGGGGCGCGCTGGACTTCGCTGGCGGCACCGTGGTGCACATCAACGCCGCCGTCGCCGGCCTGGTCGGCGCCTACATGATCGGCAAGCGCATCGGCTACGGCAAGGAAGCCATGGCCCCGCACAACCTGACGATGACCATGGTCGGCGCCTCGCTGCTGTGGGTCGGCTGGTTCGGCTTCAACGCCGGCTCGGCGCTGGAAGCGGGCAACAGCGCCGCGCTGGCCTTCCTGAACACCTTCTCCGCCACCGCCGCCGCGGTGCTGGCCTGGTGCGTCGGCGAAGCGCTGATCAAGGGCAAGGCCTCGATGCTGGGTGCCGCCTCGGGTGCCGTCGCCGGCCTCGTGGCCATCACCCCGGCCGCCGGCAACGTCGGCATCGTCGGCGGCCTGGTCATCGGCTTCATCGCCGGCTTCGCCTGCCTGTGGGGCGTCACCGGCCTGAAGAAGATCCTCGGCGCCGACGACTCGCTGGACGTGTTCGGCGTGCACGGCGTCGGCGGCATCATCGGTGCGCTGCTGACCGGTGTGTTCAACAACCAGGCGCTCGGCGGCCCGGGCCTGGTGACCGACTGGGTCACCGCCACGGTCGGCTCCAACGACATCCTGACCCAGCTGCTGATCCAGGCCAAGGCCGTCGGCGTGACCATCGTCTGGTCGGCTGCGGTCGCGTTCGTCTCGTACTGGGTCGTCGACAAGGTCATCGGCCTGCGCGTGCCGGAAGAAGAGGAACGCGAAGGTCTGGACATCACCTCGCACGGCGAGACGGCCTACAACAAGTAA
- a CDS encoding P-II family nitrogen regulator — MKMVTAIVKPFKLDEVREALSGIGVQGITVTEVKGFGRQKGHTELYRGAEYVVDFLPKVKIEAAVDEAIVDRVIEAIEGAARTGKIGDGKIFVSSLEQVVRIRTGETGTDAL; from the coding sequence ATGAAGATGGTGACCGCGATCGTCAAACCATTCAAGCTCGATGAAGTGCGCGAGGCCCTCAGCGGCATCGGCGTTCAGGGCATCACCGTGACCGAGGTGAAAGGCTTCGGCCGCCAGAAGGGCCACACCGAGCTCTACCGCGGCGCCGAGTACGTCGTCGACTTCCTGCCCAAGGTGAAGATCGAAGCCGCCGTCGACGAAGCCATCGTCGACCGCGTCATCGAGGCGATCGAAGGCGCCGCCCGCACCGGCAAGATCGGCGACGGCAAGATCTTCGTCAGCTCGCTCGAGCAGGTGGTTCGCATCCGGACCGGCGAAACCGGCACCGACGCCCTCTGA